The window TGAGTGGGGGAGTTTTATTGCTCTTATCTGCAGGTACGCCATTTAAACCAGTTCGCTTTGTAGGTCAAGCAGTCATGAAAGTAATGATTGGTGCGTTATTTTTATTCTTTCTTAATGCGTTTGGCAGTCAATTTGGCGTTCACGTACCAATCAATTTTGTTACATCATCTATATCAGGGGTTCTTGGAATTCCAGGTGTTATAGGTCTTACCATCATCCAAACAATGATTATTTAAGGACATAATGTAATTTGATTCTTACGGTAGGAATTGATCATGACTTTTCAATATTTGCTGAGGAGGATTAGAGGAAAAGATTTTATGATTCCTTCAATTGAAGGTTAAAAATCAATACGAAAAC of the Bacillus sp. 2205SS5-2 genome contains:
- a CDS encoding pro-sigmaK processing inhibitor BofA family protein, with the translated sequence MNPIIVISLLSGGVLLLLSAGTPFKPVRFVGQAVMKVMIGALFLFFLNAFGSQFGVHVPINFVTSSISGVLGIPGVIGLTIIQTMII